caaataatcccatcctccgagaatttaatcctgagaggcctattttttagagtgagttggAGAACTTAGGTCTagatgtactcacttgggttgttctcacaaggcgattacttttttccactgtgacaagcccgctaaaggtaatcaaatctcaaacatagaagcacttcaagggtcgGGATtcctgattgtccaaatggacaagagcatactctcctaccttttagacaacttatcagacatagaaaacaagatgttcatttaccattagcaaaataagtgtgcctagaaaacttaagaatacacaaagtctgATTGAGttctcttaggcaacctgcaaaacagatgCATTAGTGGTCATTTTGTTTTAATGAAATGAAGCTTTGGCaagcgtaatctttgacaatcatcctgcaaaaaccagttaagCTGCTAGAAAaatcacaaacagaccagggttagcattagtaatagccaaactggagcataaaaaccctaaaatgcaatctattttgaaaacacaaaagcaaaaactcgtacgagtattctcacctgctCGTATGAGTATTCCCACATACCCGTACGAGTGTACAAAGAAACTCATACGATACTGATTGTGGAGCAGGCCCAACTAGACACccgtgagattgaagatttgatgatgagagaggccaagaaattagatttcctgccccacggtgggcgccaaaatgtcatttgtgtgaagtagggtacctacagctgcaacacaaacactcaatagatcattacaagcatgattagcaaattgaaataaaatgaaagataaaccatgacaaagcgacctatcgccttcTAAGAGttgtgagtgtggatttgctctcggatctagataagcaatcccagtgacttgactacacctagacgaagtatttaaaatgatatgatatgcaagctagatgagattgattatgctagattgatccaagatgctaattaagctaatgatatgcatgattaagctatgatgatgatgcaattaagctagaatagagattgattaagctacatgattcaataattatgctagaaaatgatcaaattaagctagatctaagatgcaattgcctataataacaatgtttaaatgatatgctaaaatggatatgcctatagtaacaatgcataaattgatatgagatgggatcctttgtgctccaaaatgggggatatttataggatttccaaggctaggggtgaggtggcaggaatcaatggtcaagattgagtctaaatatatcaagggtgaaattggaggaggttggagaagaggttggagggagggacacttgtaatctctatggtgacaagtgtcaaggaatctttctCACAAGagagcaagtgtccaagggaggagacatgtggcaaacgtggcatgtgtctcaaggggaaaatatccaacccataggaggttaggatgtgcaagaaaaCAAAAACTATATACATAGCTCACTCTGAATAAAATATAAGGGCTATTTAGCACCAATAGTATGAACTCCTccgctcccccccccccccccctccccctcgcATAATTCTAACAAGGGGTAGGGATGATAGACCCACTATAATTACATGTTACAATATAGTACATGAAGGAGAAGATATATCATCAGCTTGTGCACAAGATAATACTAAAAACTTAAAAGGGTGTACAAAATAAGACACACAAATGAAGGTAAACAAGGTTGTGATTGAAAATAACAAAGCACACACAACAAAACCTCCATAAAACTTTATGAAATTGCGAGTATAAAAAATAGCACAACATGATGTGCAAAATCCCCAAAATGTATGTACAATAATGGAACTTTATCTCAATGTGTCTATAAATGAAAAAAAGTGTTCAATAGATGCATCCAATACCCAAAAACACCAAATGATAGAAGATGAGAACAAATAGAAGGAACCACTATAAAATATGttgaaaaaatgaaaagataacatTGAAAATTACCTTCATCACCATGAAGAGAAAAATATACcccatttcaaacaaaattctttaaaaaaagaGCTTCAATGAGCAAGAACAAGGTCTTTAAAGTTTGAATGCCAAAACAAAAACTCCATTCATGAAGGAGGGAAAAAATGTCTATTGATATCATTACCAAATTTGGTGAAATTGTTTCCAAATATAGAGGGATAGTATAATTTGAGGTATAGACAAAGAAAAAATCCCTTTGCTAAAGAAATGTCTCCATGCATATGACTTTTTctagaatatatacatatatatatattttaaatcattaaaaatatataattttttgtttGGGTCAAGTGAGTTGAACCCCCATGCCACCCCTTATGAGAGGGGGGTGGGCTCCAAGACTTTGTTTCTCTCCCATGGCTTAGGTTGTGGGTAGAGGGCAATGCCTTAGGTTATAACACCTTACCATAGGAGAGGTCCAAGCGACAACCATCCACGTCATGGTAGGGTCATGGTAGGCCAATATTCtctaaagatttttttattttctgaaaaaaatattaaaatgaaaaaaacattaatattattttttgttcACTTTTTAAATGAGTTGTATGAGGGTTTTAATGGTGACTATAGAGGTATGAAAAGAAAGTGTTTTGTGAGAAGTGGCTCAAACTTTTAAAGTGTATTAGTGACATATTTACTATAGCATGTATTCACATGGTTGTATGGATTGGTATAATGGTAGACAAATCACTCATTAAAAAGCTCAAAATTTGACTATCATTGAACCCTAGCATGCTTTATATGAAAATAAGGGTTTGTGCCACATTTGAACACAACCGTGAGGTCCATTTCACTCCAAAAGGCACCTTGTAAAATTCCCTAGCCAAATTTCTCAAAAAATAGATAGAAAATTATAAATTTAGAGCACCCATACCATGTTGGAGTAGATTCCTCAACACTATAGCTCCTAAGGATTATCTACAATCAAACACCTatcacaaaaagagagaaaaatctATCTTTCTTAGAGTTAAACACATAAACTATAACCTTTCATCTTCTCTTTAGCTTTAGTTTCCCTATCACTAAACCTCGTTTCTACTTATTATATTTTATCTCCATCTTAATCCTcataagattttatttattttggtgtTTATCAATCAAGGAAAACCTTTTCTAATTCACCCATTAAAGAAATGCCTTCATGCTATGGGCAAAGATCATTTTTGAGTTTCTACCTTCTAAGTGTAAATAAAACTATACACTACATAACATATACTGaccataaaatcttttatagtggAGCCAACATTATAATGTGTTACCACTTGCATCAAACTAAACAATCTTCATAAAAATAAATATCTTCCTCAAtttacaagaaaataaaaaaataaaaaaattgtgttaAAAAATTTGGCAAATATCTGAATCTTTGATCTAACATTAGATTTTCGTATCTCCCTCAATAGTACTCCAAATATTTAATATGAGCAATTTTGGGAAGTCTCTTTGAAATTATATTTTCAATGGATATAGATTTTTTTTTCCTTGAAGATGTGAGGAACACTAACCTCTACAAGAAATCCTTCCCTAGTTGAAAATTATTAGCAATAGATTTTTCCCACTTCTTATTACAACAAGATGGATACTTGCACTATACCACATATCCCATGAGCCTTTTGCCTCTACTACATAATACTTAAATACCTACTAATACCACCTTCCTACACATAGGATAAATATTTCTATTCTAATTAACTAGTGAGATTCCTTACAAAGCATATGCATTCAGATGGTTTGTCTATTAAGTACCTAATAAACTATAATGCTATGTTACTAGGTACATCGTAAAAATGTATGGAAATTATTAGTAAAATAGAAAGAAAGGTTGATTCAAGGCTCAACATGGATATCTTCTTATAGAAGTCAATTCATATCATTGAGGCATATGTGTGTCTTAGTCACTATTTTAGCACATGAGAATTCTAGAGACTAGTAGATTATTGTGTGGTACTACAAGTTGATTCTATAGCCTCCAAATTGATATAAGAGTTTCAACACATCATTTCCAAGTTTTTTAATTATTGGTTCATGTGATGTGAGTTGTCAACTTTCTTGAGGAAGACCTAATTGAGTTGTCTGACAAACATTtgaatttttataataatattagaTGGCATGTGCAAATTTATTGGTGCTAGAGAGGTTCACAACAATAACTACATTAAGCTCTTATGGTTTTATGTTTCTTTGAGCACTATACCACTTTGCTTGTTGGCATAGAACATCCTACTTTCTTGTACTTGTTAGAGAACTTCATTCTACATTACAAAAGAAATAGTTATTCAATGGCTCACAAGACTCTAGTGACCTAGACTAAGAATATTGAAGATCTAAGAGTATAGCATATTACATATTAGTTCATAATACTATAATTGAATAATAATACACTATTTATGTCTATAATTAATTCTAAATGGAGACTAAGTTCCCATTCTATTGTAAACCAttataaatgtatgaaaatattTGGTAAAATAGAAAGAAAGGTCAATTTAAGACTCGACATGGATATGTTCTCATAGAATCAATCCATATCATTGAGGCACAGGGGTGTCCCAATCATCATATTAGCACATTAAATTCTAGAAATTGATATATTATTGTGTGGTACTACACCTTGATCCTAGAGCCTCTAGATTGATATCAGAGTCTCAACACATCATCTTCAAACATGTCCCATCATTTCGAGGTGTTTTCATTATTGGTTCATGTATGATGTGAGTTGTCAACTTTCTTAAAGAAGTTCTGATTGAGTTATGTgaaaaaacttttgaaatttgtaTCAACAAGAAGGCATATACCAACTTATTGATCTTGAGGAGGTTCATGAATAAAACTATAATATATCTTGTTCttacattttcatttttatttatttatattagacAGGCCTTTCTACACATTTGTGTGTGTGTGAGCATTGTACCACTTTAGTAATTGGCATTTAACATCCTACTTGCTTGGACTTGTTATAGAACTTCATTCATTCTACATTAGAAGACATATAGCTATTCAATAGCTCATGAGAGTTTACTGACCTAGATTAAGAATATTGAAGATCTGAGAAGACTACATATTACATATCAATTCATAATACTATAGCTGAATAATCACACAGTAATTGTGTCTATAATTTATTGTAAATGAACCATTACGATAAAGATTGTTACTATAATTCAAATGGTAAATCAATAAGATCTAAAATCATTGTTCCACTCATATGATGTTTTTGGTTACATTGTTTTTTGTTACATTGTGTAAATCTCTTGAATGTTTGTTGTATTGGCTACATTGTTAGGTCGTTTTGAATTGAACCGTTCATCGTCTATGATTGTATGAACTTAAGAATGTTGTTTGTTTGATTGTATATTATTCATTAAAAATACAATTCCCTTAAATTGTACCATGATCTTATTTTACTTAATGATATTGTCATagtagattattgatataatcattatatttaatttgtaacaaaattTATCAAGATATACCTTAAAGTTATTCATTAAATTACTAAATCatgtttaaatataaaaaaaaaagtgtttaaTCATTTGAACTAGTGCTGTAAAGCCAGTGTGAGTAAGGCAACTCTGGCTATTGTAATCAATGTTTCAAACTTTGTGCATTTATGATGGATGTGGATGAGAAGTGTGGACAGAAGAATGATGAATAAATGCAGATGTGATGTCCGAGTTATCTTTATGGAAGTTGGATTGAAGTAGGGGAAGTCATAAAATACATAAAGCAAGCAAACAGTACATTATTTTTGTTAAGCCCACTAGGATTGTCGGTTTATTTTGACAAATGTGGTCGTTTGCTCCACTGTCCACAATTTCAAGGCAGTGTTAGTGGGTCACCTGAAAATGATTAAATTGGCATCTCACCTTAAAAGACGTTTCAAGTTGCACATAAGCTTTTATTTAGCTATTTCACTCATCATCATACTGTCCACGGTAGCCTCAAATAATTTGGTGGCATTTGAATATAGTTATACCATTCAACATCGATCATTGTTCCCTCACACCAAAACTATGGTTATCTTTGACAGCAAGATTTAATCCATGAAAAGCAAGGTGGGTCTTTTAAAACACTCCATTTATATAGtatcttcaatttttttctctAGAGAGAAACTTGAAAACAAAAACCATTACAATGTCTTCCAAACCACAAAACGTAATCTTACGCAATTATACTATGGGAAAACACATTCAAATGCCCCATATCTGTCACTaacttgaaaaagagaaacaaatgcTGGAGGGAAATCTAAAGTTTTGTGTAGAGGTGTATTTGCAGACAAGTCCTAAGCAGTGTTGTGCTTGAGATCATGACCATCAAGTAATGGCTGCGTTAGGTCTGTGAAACCCTTGTTTGCAATTCGTGGGGCTTCCTCATCTAAATGACTGCTGCTGCTGCTACTGCTTTGAGTGGGTTCAGGAGCTAGCAATGGCTTTGCCAACAGATTCAGTCTCTTCTCTTCACTTTTGCCCCACAGTACTAGATACAGACCTATTATGATAAGAATTGCTCCAATTATTCTGTTCATCCAACAAGACATCAGGCGCCCAAAATTGTTACTTGTTAGTGCACAGAATATGTATCAAAATGTTATGCAAATAGACACACAAACTAAATCTTGTTCTCACCCTCCCGTGTAAAACTCTTCCCCGAGAATGATGGATGCCATAACTGCAACGGCTATAGTCTGGACAGGCTGATACACTGCAACAAAAACTGGACCCCCTCTATCGATGCACCATATCTGCACTGAGAATGCAATGCCTGAAGCTACAATTCCCTGCATCAAAGTTCATACCCATAAGTCTTATTATGCATGACTGCTTAATAGCTCTTTTATATATTTACCCAAAAAAACAGGGGAGCTTAAAAGGCAAATGCATATGTTGATGTGAGTTCATAGTGTATTCAAAAGATTGATTCTGGAATCAATTGTGTAAAGATTTAAATCAAGTCTCCTCTTCCTGATGATAGATCAACGTGATCCAAAACATCTATTAAAACATATACAGCTGATAAACGTTCATTAAAAATATAAACATTGATTTAAAAAATACACATTAGATAAGGATTGATTAAAAAACatacaataaataaaggttgatTCAAGAAATATGCAACTATTAAGGTTATTAAAAATATAAACAACCATGAACGTGGATCAGCTAATGCATTGTTATTTTTTTTGGAAGGGAAGGCAGAACATACAGCATAGAGGATAGTAAAGAGTTCTCCCCCAGAATGCATCTGCCAGCGATCTAGGTCCCTCTCGAAGAAACATGCTATTACCAGGAACTGAATAAGGCCGAAGAAGCATGTGAAGGATGTGACAGACAGACGTGCAGGGTATTTTCTCAGCACAGGAGCCTGGAAAACAACCATGCTTTTCAGTGTCAATCAACGAAATATAAAGGATGAATAGAATGTAAGTGCCTTTATAAAATGGATCAATGAATCTTATAATGTGATAAATAAAGCGATTAACCTGAATAACTATCCAGCCCGACCAAGCTAGGCAGTTTCCAATCATATAGAGACATCCAAGCGTCCAGTTCCCTGCGTTTGCAGAAAGATGAGCAGCATCCTCAGCGAGAGCTCCAAGATTAAGGCTTTTCTGCCACAGATGGTTGATTGCAGGGCCTTTGTACAGGGTAATGATTGTGGCACCTCCAACACAGGCTATCGTCCCTACTATTTTCGCCAAACCATCTCGCCTCCTCAAATGGACTTCTTCTAGCCTGCAAAACACAATCAACATGTACCCTCTTTTATAACAACAAAAAGAAACGACTAGATTTGGAGAAACATGGTTTCAGGACAGCTAGCTGCCAAGATTACCTAAGAGCTGCCGCCATGATAAATGTCAAAGCTGGTACAGAGTTTTGTATGGCAGATGCAAACGTAGGAGATGTGTAGTACAACCCCAGCAGATAAAACCCCTGGTTGGCAGTTATCCTGCCCTCCAAAACAGTAGAAAAGCCCAAATATTCACTCAGTTTTTGGCATTAGCCCAACACACTTTTTGGCGTATATAAAGTGAAAAAGGTGAATGTTGTATGCATTCTATGTGGAAGTAAGCTCACCCAAGTAATGCAAGCAGGAAGAATTGAACCAAGAAAGAGAGAGTAAGAGGTGGTCGCTCCTTCCTGTACACAAGATCAAATAGTTAGGTAGCTTACCAAAACATGGCTTTTAGAATCAACtgtttatgtttttgtttatgGAGGTTATTGATCATATTTAGTGATCATTTATCagaaagaagaaagtgaagaattaGATTGTAGACGTATTAGTCATACCCTGTTTCTTTTTAAGACTTTCTCTACAATCTATTTTTTAACTTTCTTTGTCTTAATGATAGATTGTTCAGAATAATCTTAAACTTCAAGACAAAAACATATTCAATTGACAATTCTATATATAGACTACTAAAAACTTATGCCAACTAACTTGGTTAATATTGAAAATGAGAGTCCAGCATGTGTGGGGAAAACACAAAAGCTTACTTTTCAAGAAAATAAGCAAAAGGAGCAAGCAGGATCAGGGCAATGATGTTCCTGTAGACAGGAAAGACAATCTTGCTTACTCCCATGTTAAGTGCGGCTCTGGATACGATGTGGAATCCAGCATAGCCGAACTGCAGAGCAAGCATAGCAATA
The nucleotide sequence above comes from Cryptomeria japonica chromosome 11, Sugi_1.0, whole genome shotgun sequence. Encoded proteins:
- the LOC131071608 gene encoding auxin-induced protein 5NG4: MADIMRRFVLPERAQLHIAMLALQFGYAGFHIVSRAALNMGVSKIVFPVYRNIIALILLAPFAYFLEKKERPPLTLSFLVQFFLLALLGITANQGFYLLGLYYTSPTFASAIQNSVPALTFIMAAALRLEEVHLRRRDGLAKIVGTIACVGGATIITLYKGPAINHLWQKSLNLGALAEDAAHLSANAGNWTLGCLYMIGNCLAWSGWIVIQAPVLRKYPARLSVTSFTCFFGLIQFLVIACFFERDLDRWQMHSGGELFTILYAGIVASGIAFSVQIWCIDRGGPVFVAVYQPVQTIAVAVMASIILGEEFYTGGIIGAILIIIGLYLVLWGKSEEKRLNLLAKPLLAPEPTQSSSSSSSHLDEEAPRIANKGFTDLTQPLLDGHDLKHNTA